The genomic window CTCTCTCTTCAACTTTATTTCCTGTGATCACACCGTCCtatcatataaaaacaaaaatggcaatAAAACAAACCTCCAAAAAAGAACCATTGTGTGgttcaataaaaatatgaatgcgTCATGGATCAAAAACATCCAAACAAATCTAAAATAGAAGATAATGTCACTAGTTGcctaaataaaatcataataataccATTCCCACTGtagatttttgtttgtgtgtatgtattttataAGCTCTTCATGAGTTGTCAGCACATACAATGAGAAAGGTTTGGTTGTTTAGAAAGGAATTGAAGTTTTGACTTAAAATACCAGCGTAAATGCTAAGCGAACCATGAACAAATGGGATTCCCAGCTGCAGGATCAAGAAGACTTTTACTGGTCATGGCTAGTcttaaaaaaaaacccaaaaacatTTGACAACACATATGTGCAACAAGTGTTGGTTTGTTGTTGTTTGCATGTTTACAACTCAAGAAGTATAAACAATATACTTAATATAGGAGTGTAAATACAATTTGCTATCTCGACATCCTTTGGGAGCCTTTTTCTGAACTAACTTTTCCTTTTGGATCCACATTTTTAAGGCCCTGTCTTGATTATTTATAGAGATATTTGTGATATCGATATGACTGAGTAAATAATTGATATTTAtagttgttaaaaaaacaaatataagtaAATTTGCATATAGCTGAGACTTTTTCCTTATAAAAAGGAATCTCTGAactacaaatgatgtttaatccGAGATCTCATGTCATGAAAATAACTGCATGCAGCATACCTGTCTGAGTGGTAAATATTATCTTTCCAAAATTTGTGTGGCTGTAACCCAAGAAAATATCCTTTTAGATTCAGTGCCTTCTCAAGCTTTTCTTTAACagttttaatttgtaaatgacTATATGGTTCACACCTACAAATAGTATGATCTCAGTGTGGCTCTAAATGTAAATAGTAAAGAAAACATAGTTGTCTTTGCACATAGATGATATATAAATTATACTCAATAACAAATGTTAAAACCAGCCTTCTGAAGTGTTCTAGTAAATATATTTTCTGGCCATTTCTTAATTCAAATGCTTGTCATTTAATCTGACTGTCttcaatgtgtgtgtttgcagagtGAGTCATTAGTTGTGTGTGAGGTGGACGAGGACCTGGTGAAAAAGTTGCGTGATTTCCGCTTCAGGAAGGAAACTAATAATGCCGCCATTATCAGTGAGTTGAACTAAAATAAAACTTCTACACACTCAGCGTTTCACATGCTTACATTTTCTCATGTATTGTGGGGACTGAATGCTGATATTGCTGTTACACCTTTGGTTGCAGTGAAGATTGACAAAGACAAACAGCTGGTAATCCTGGAGGAGGAGCATGAGGTACATTTACACAGTTACCACCATGACCACCGTTATTGCATGAATAGATAATGTGCGATTTTCTAGTGGAGCTACATATGAACAACTCAGAGGTTTAAACCAGTTTTTGATTTCTTCTTACAGGACATTTCTCCTGAAGACTTGAAGAATGAGCTGCCAGAAAGACAGCCCAGATATCCTTCACTAAAACAAACTCATTTTGTGTTGTATTATGATtttaactctaaaaaaaaaacgttcaacACATTCAACATTGATCAATTATTAGATTCCTTAACATAAGTGACACATTTGTAGTCTACAGCTATAAGTACCAACATGACGATGGAAGAGTGTCCTATCCGTTGTGTTTCATCTTCTCTAGTCCTGTtggtaaatataaaatacaagcaCCCATTAGCCCTTCATTATGATGAGAGAGCTTTTATTTGTTTCAATTTAAAACTCTGCATGCATATCCTCCATCAATGATCTTCGAGtgtttaaaatcaaaattttatttCCCAGGATGCAAACCTGAGCAGCAGATGATGTATGCTGGCAGCAAAAACAAACTGGTACAGACAGTTGAACTGACCAAGGTGAGTACAAATAAAGTTtctttaagacaagtcatttcactcagcggccatctttgaaacacctctcgggtagtatgctcgggcattctgtctgaatggggaaacatcttattcttcaaaactgtttgccaagctcatgattacattacatatttggaataaccaataaactttaacaaccgtctcataagttttgtttctaaacagcagaatcaaacaaaaGTGGCTTGTTTTCAGGGTGCCTGAGCTAATGCGCACGCACACTCAAAAGGAAcgagatcacaacaccaacctcGTTTATCGTCTGAtcgcgctgctcttctgaagtaattcacagcTTGGTCTTAAAATCGAacctcctccagaaatgacagggATGTGCGTTTAACAGGATGCACTGTACAATGTGTTCGttttatacagattacaaaaacaggaaacttttgttttgttcatttaaaagtacagatttcaagctttatgtggatataatacttatgtctgtgaagcaagtatttgctgaaattccagtgtgtttgttgaccatcAAACTATCGTAAAAGTACACATCTGGTGAAaaatcagtctatagcgatcgctaattggctcctgtactagtacaGTACGTGGGGCTTCATtagccatattgaccgttacacttttccccgtTCAAAAccatatgagtgacatgtcttgtgtattctataatttTTGGTACTAACACACACAGTAaggtagttgtttttttttaaaggggcttTATGTAGAGCTTCTTAACCATTATTATTAGAAACACTAGTGGGCTTTAATGAAATGCAGCAATCAACTTTGCACTCAAACTAATGCAAATTTAACATGCAAAAGACTGACGTGATTCAACGCTAGAGACTATATAGATTTGACTTAAAATTTGAATTAAGCTAGGAATTTACTGGTAATGTTTGTTTACTGGTAAAGTTTCTTTTTCTGGAAAATACTAGAAtgaattaagtgaagtttcataagctaatttcaagaggagcatgtgatatgattgagcactgctgCATTTTCATCTTTAATCAGTAATCAGATTAATAcaagcttacaataaatagaCTGATTTTACCCCACTgccttatctttgttttggaagaatcccccttccaccccatctcctccttttcctctctTTTCTAATggaagctctcgagacctacctgatctcagagCCCCTTTATATGATTTTTAGCCGTGTTTCCACAATCGCGCCTAAAGCAAGTGAGCCAAGACCAGTCACGTtttcactgtcacttccggggcctaatcaggccaaagcggggctttcttggggccagcgggtaccttgggccaaagaaggccaactggggcttcggggcggagtgaaaggagagatGGAGTGCggacacagttttccgatcgcacatgagtacatgcgccaaacaaataaaaaaaagggaaagaaaacatctagccttatatgctggggtctttttgcgtataaTCGCCCTCATGTTTCCACTTTTGTAGACTTAAAACAATAGTGATATCTTCATAAAATAActtaagctatattgaaataaattaaagaattacaaatatcggatataataaaatcacataaataaataaaccaatataaaactaacaaaagctaaacCAATTTagctatatacaatacataaatcaaaccgttttaaagccatattaaactttcattttacaaaggcctatctgaaattttttttattagatattttctaaaaacagttgaagccagaattattagccgtcctgtacaccccccccccccatttctgtttaatggaaagacttttttcaatacctttttaatcataatagttttaataactcatttctaatgggTGTTATTGATGATAAAGGgttaaattaatgaatggatgatttaaataatttaaataattgatttcttttatctttgttatgatgacagaacttaatattttactagatatcttttaagatgctagtatttagctcagtgcaatttaaagacttaactaggtttattaggctagttagggtaattaggcaagtcattgtataacagtggtttgtttgagggggctaatgatattgaccttaaaattagtttttaaaaaattgaaactgtttttattctagctgaaataaaacaaacaagatgttctccagtaaaaaaaatattttaggaaatagtgaaaaattccttgtcaaacatcattttgg from Danio rerio strain Tuebingen ecotype United States chromosome 13, GRCz12tu, whole genome shotgun sequence includes these protein-coding regions:
- the gmfb gene encoding glia maturation factor beta, with the protein product MSESLVVCEVDEDLVKKLRDFRFRKETNNAAIIMKIDKDKQLVILEEEHEDISPEDLKNELPERQPRFVVYSYKYQHDDGRVSYPLCFIFSSPVGCKPEQQMMYAGSKNKLVQTVELTKVFEIRNTEDLTEEWLREKLGFFR